The Anopheles gambiae chromosome 2, idAnoGambNW_F1_1, whole genome shotgun sequence genomic sequence GTGCTTGATCTCGGGATACCATTTGGAGGTAACGTTTTCGAACGACGACGGGCTGGCCACACTGTAGCATATGAGGAACACGTCCGTCTGTGGGTAGGACAGGGGCCTTAGCCGATCGTAGTCTTCCTGCCCGGCCGTATCCCACAGCCCGAGCGACACTTGCACACCGTCCACCACCATCGGGGCGGAGTAGTTGTCGAAGCTGGAAGCCGGAATAAAGAAAGTAAATTAGAGCGCATACAAAcaggcacacacgcacacaatgcCTTTTGGCTTATcgcttcctctctctctctccctctcaatCTCTCTGTGGTGTGCCAGAGGCAACTACGTCACTGTGGCGACGATGACAAATCGCCTCACTTACACCGTGGGTACGTATTCGCCGGGAAAGCTGTCGGTCGTGTAGCTGATCAACATGCACGTCTTCCCCACCGTGCCGTCGCCGACCACCACACATTTGATAGGTCTTCCGGATGACATCTGGGCGCGGTGATGGAAAAGAAAGGcagaaaaaaggacaaaatTAACATCCACACACGATCAACTCTCGTACGCCAAAAACTCATGGCCGGGGCAGGGTCACAGGTGTACTACAACCGGAAGGACGGGTTTTCCGGTAGCAACTGTCACGCATGAATGGGTTTTCCCAATTAGCAGCGGActgtgcgggtgtgtgtgtgtgtatgccggtGGAAAACGACAACATTAAGGTCGAGACCGATGAAAATGCATCTGCCCGAAGGGCAACACACCAATCCGAGGGACAACGCCTGTCCAGCCAACGCCTGTccagtgtgcgtgttttgggCCGCTGCCAGCCAGATTTGTCCCGCTGCCCCCATCATCACCCCAATCCCCCGCGTTGCCTACCTTTTAGCGAAACCtaggaaaaacaaactggaaacacgaagaaaataaaaaccgaaACACCTCCAACACAAACGCGCACCGCACAC encodes the following:
- the LOC1281597 gene encoding ras-related C3 botulinum toxin substrate 1 isoform X2: MSSGRPIKCVVVGDGTVGKTCMLISYTTDSFPGEYVPTVFDNYSAPMVVDGVQVSLGLWDTAGQEDYDRLRPLSYPQTDVFLICYSVASPSSFENVTSKWYPEIKHHCPDAPIILVGTKIDLREDRETISLLADQGLSALKREQGQKLANKIRAVKYMECSALTQRGLKQVFDEAVRAVLRPEPLKRRQRKCVVM